The DNA segment atataaaaaataatattaaaaaattttaaattttaatataatctctcaaatttaaaaagaaaacaTTTAACACAAAAACGTTAATATGTATGGACGCATCGTGTACGAAGTGACACTAGTACCTTATAATTAGTACCAAagcatatcaatattttttatatcaattaTTTTGCTAATTTATTACAAAAATCTTACAACtcgtttttttgttttttggaaaCAAATCTTACGActtattttaatatatacaaACCTTGTAACTTGCgagtttataaaataaattaaaatattcaaaCTTATAAATTATACAAAATAAACTGAAACATGATTTAATTAAGTGAGGGAAAACCAATTGAATATGTCTGCAGAAGCAAGTGAATGTAGTGGCCACTTGTGGTAGGTTAAGAGAGTGTGATTAGGGCATCGTATACTCGTCACTATTTTCCTTTAAAAatgttaattaaaaaaaattatgattagaaAACTATGCTTCGTTGTTGCCCACAGTGATTCATGAAAAATTCCATCACTTCGATTACTTTAAttgcaaaataaaattatacttTTTCCATAAATTAATATAGACTCGTAATCTGATTTGTGTAAATAATCTAAATGGATTATTCCAGAGTTTTTCAGAAATTAGCATCCAAACGTATCTTACGAATTCGTATGCGTATACATCCTAACATGCATCCATCCTAAtaaatacaacaataacaaacaAAGATGTCTCCCACATATGTTCGAGTTGATAGGATAGGTGAACACTTGACTATGATTTGAATCATCTTTGCAATGAATTTTATCTATATAGCGTGATTTATAAGTTATTGTTTTAGTCCAGAGATTTACCTAGTCATATCAAAAGAATAGTGGCTGCAGTTACCTCGTCgttgaaaaaacaaattaattactaaaGGGTAAAAAACCTATTACGAACTAGGGGTGgaatcgggtcgggacccgtcccgtaacccccttacccgattcccgtcccgatagaaattgagatattttttttctcccaatcccgcacccgagaagtgtcgggacccgaatgttcgggatcccgaacattcgggatcccgtcggatCGGGAAAGGATAATCccgaataatatatttttaaaaaaaaatctatgtaaatattttttttaaaaataattatgaaaaaatcaaaaaatttcttaatacattaaaaataaattaaaatttatttatatataaccattaaaaaactaaaatatttttttagtacattacaaataaactaaagcaattacttgattaataaaaaatatataattatttataataataaaaaaacaaaataaaaatttataactcaatgttaatattaaaaaagataaatataaaaaaaattatatggtatataattataaaacattaatattaaaacataaaatttaaaaaaaattatttttttaagtaaaaaatattatttttatattcgggtCGAGTCGGGATCGGAATCTCGTCGGGAAGAGTTGCctatcccgatcccgatcccGAAAATGATTGGATCGGGAAAAATTCGAGACGGGAAAATTTCAGGACAGGAACGGGTCGGAAATCGGGACGGGTCGGAATTTATGTAAAATTTGTCACCCCTGTTACGAACAAACATTATCACCATCGAACATGTCAATATCTTTTAAAATAGACGTAGACAACTCATCGATTCGGAAACTGGTCTAGATCAATAAGCAATATGCTTCATAATCGCTAATTTTTCAGAACCACAttatttcatatatattatAACAATCTCAACATCTTTACAgtccaaaaatattaatatacacacaaattaataaattaaaaaacagtaacataaaattatcatttatcaatgaaaaaataatattttataaaataaattcatataaattaaataacttaaaatagtGTATACTACTTCAAATTGTCATTTATGTTTCCATGATTATGAACTCGATGCATGCAGCATGCATCAGCGCACCTATCACCATGctaatatatatgtatgcaaTCAAAATGATCATGATATATATGCAATTTATGAAATTTGTATAGTATTTTAGGAATCAATTTTAATTGATTGGGGAAATTAAATCCCCAACAAAGATTACTAGCTACCAGCAATTCAAATTAAATAGCTAGCTAGCCACCTCTTGATATGATGGAATATATTCACAATCTCAAAGAATTTTGACTTTTTTCCATGCATCCACATGTTCTGAATTAAACAACTCAAAATATTCATATCTATCAACATCTTTCACTTCTCTATATAAACACGCATTCCAGCCTCATCGATCCATAGCAAAAATCCCAAGTCCACTCCATTAATAACGTACAAATAATGGATTATATATTCCAACTGGCTTCACAAAAGGCGGTGGTGATCTTTAGCAAGAGCTCGTGTTGCATGTGTCACGCGATCAAGAGGCTTTTTTACGAGCAAGGTGTCAGTCCGATGGTGTACGAGCTAGACGAGCTTGCAAATGGGAAGGAAATGGAACGTGCTTTAGTAAGGCTCGGTTGCAACCCATCGGTTCCGGCTGTGTTCATTGGGGGCAAATTTGTTGGGCGGGCGAACAATGTACTAACTCTACAAGTTGATGGATCACTGAAGAAGATGCTCAAAGATGCTGGAGCACTTTGGCTCTGACAACCGCTAGCTGCACATATGTATAACATTATAACCTAGCTAGGGTTATATATATCCTTCTTTGGACATCTTTTTTGCATGGATGGATTTGTAATTATAAAAAGGTTATTACAAGAAATTGTTCAACTTTTTATATATACATGCCAGCATTAAGACACACGTTTTATATGTGTAACGTAAATATACTGATTAAATCAAACATATATAAATGGAAAAAATTACATTATGGAAGGTTTGGAAGAGTACGTAAGAGAAGCATGAAAAGTTTTTATTGCAACTAATTTGCCCCCTAAAAATGTGAATCTTGCAGGTAGGACCAAATAAGTTAGTACGTAAATAGTCATGTTACTTTATATAATAGTGAAGATATATAATTTTTGTTGTAGTTGAGTGCGCGCGGGAGTAAAATCTCGAATAATATTAACACACAAATTCATATGATACTGTCTCACGGGTAAATTTATGATATAGATTTTCTAATTGATTatccatgaaaaaatattatatttttatgtcaaaagtattatttaatTTCTATTGTTGACCGTCTCACAGATATAGATCCGTTAGGTCGTCGTCTCACAAGATACCTACTCAATATTACTATATGattagacaaaaaaaaaataacattagAAACTATATATATGTCTAATGTGAGATCTGTAATTAaatgaaaaataagttttttggtcaattaacttgtccatgttttggttttgatcCATTAACTTTACCGatatgggttttggtacactaactttgcattttcattgtttttttggtccatCTGCATGTGTCAACTTTTGATTggttggtccaactgcatacgtgtcaacttctgattggtccaaaatgatgacgtggaccaatcaaaagttGACACATGCAGATGGAccaaaaacactgaaaatgcaaagttagtgtacccaaacccacatcgaaaaagttaatggaccaaaacccaaaggggtaaagttactggactaaaaaacttattttcccgtAATTAAATATACACCATATATTTATTGCAAGTACTAGAATTGCTTACCTAAGTTGTGTATCTTGTGCCTCCGATGAATTTTAAAGGAGAGCCCATCCCATCATGTGATATGGTGGTTAGTATAAGGCATTTTACTCGAACCAAATTATTTTTACCTATAGTATTTATCGACTAATTTAAAACAAACATGATTCCAAGTTTGAGACTGTAGCGACCctgacccggatccactacctaatcagagttaagagcataattgagaatgcattaaatcaaattgctgcggaagactaaatacaagtagaccggcagaatacaagcGGCTAATCaaactaaatacaagtagaccggcagaatacaagcggctaatcaaactcgatttatacaacccaatcgaattactttaaataaaacctacagctaatcctgctgtcttcaaggtcaatGGCTACTCCagactcctggtgctcaatcctgcacctatcgaacagggtatccagatacacagaaaatactggacgtgagctctaagctcaatacgaaagcatggataaacatacaaatatgatgcatacaAATGACCGGGTaaccatatctgggataactgtatacaaactgctcaaactggcgcctgggatataagctcgtcacatcggggtagctaaccactgtgtgcgaccactcatttcCGAA comes from the Henckelia pumila isolate YLH828 chromosome 1, ASM3356847v2, whole genome shotgun sequence genome and includes:
- the LOC140875264 gene encoding monothiol glutaredoxin-S10-like gives rise to the protein MDYIFQLASQKAVVIFSKSSCCMCHAIKRLFYEQGVSPMVYELDELANGKEMERALVRLGCNPSVPAVFIGGKFVGRANNVLTLQVDGSLKKMLKDAGALWL